The genomic region GTACCCATCGCCTGGGGCGCGCGGCTCTCGGGGCGGATGGGGCCGGAGCGGATCGGACTGCTCGCGGCGCGCACCTTGGGCGATGAGGACGCGGTCGACGTCGTCGCACGGTTCAAGCACGACGCGTTCACGCGGGGCTACGTAGGCGCAATGGCGACGGCGCAGGGCGGGCCTGGCGTGGACGGTGAAAGGCTCGCGTACGGCGCGGACTTCGAGTTCCCGCTCCTCCTCAAGGGGCAGAATCTGATCCCGTCGGCGTTCGTGGCGTGGAGCCGGGACGGCTCGGGCGTCCCGGCGCGCAGCTCGTGGCGAGTCTTCCTCGACTACCCCAACGACCGCGCCGACCACTCCGTCGCGGTCAGCCGCATCGAACAGGGGTTCGACCCTGCGCTCGGCTTCGTGCGGCAGGACGGCGTATGGCGGTACAACGCGGCGATGCGCTTCTTCCCGCGGCCCCACCGGTGGGGCATCCGCCGGCTGTCCTTCACGGCCTTCCAGCTCGACGTCAGCACGACCCTGGACGGCAGGCTCGACAACGCCAGCTACCGGGTTCGGCCTTTCGGCGCGGAGTTCGGGAACGGGGCGGAGATCACGCTCGACGTCCAGCGGTTCGCGGAGGTCGTGCCGCCCATCGTCACGCCTGACGACAGCTTCGAGATATTCCCGGGGACGGTGATCCTGCCCGGCCGCTACGAGTGGAACCGGGCCGAGTTGTCGCTGGAGAGCGCGTCGGGTCGGCCGTTGGGGGCGCAGCTGCAGGTCAGCGCGGGCAACTACTTCTCCGGGACGGCGACGGAGATCGAAACCGAGCTGACGGTGAAGGTCGCGCCGCACATCATCGGCGCGGTGGAGTGGACATCGCAGCACGTCCGGCTCGTCACCGGACGTTTCACGGCGCATACCGTGAGCTACCGTCTCGACGTGGCTGCCAGCGCGCGCCTGGCGGGCGCGGCGTTCCTCCAATGGGACAACGAGTCTGACCGGCTCGCGGTGGACGCGCGCTTGCACTGGATCCCGCGGCCTGGGAGCGACGCCTACCTCGTCTGGAACAGCGCGTGGCCGACGGGGCTGGACCGCGGAGTCCCGTGGCGGAAGCCGGTGCGCGGGGCCCTGGTGGGGAAGCTGGTCTACTACTTCAGGGTCTGAACGCGCTCGCTAGCGCGGCAGCCCCTTCCAGTGTAGGGCCCTGATGTTCCGCGACGCCGCGCGCGCAGCGGCCTGGGCCGTGCCCAGGTTCTGCAGGTACGCGTTCTTCCACTCCTCCGGCATCTTCGCCCTCAGGTAGGCCGACTCCATGACCTCGCGGCCCGGCCCGCGCCCCACGCCCTCGGCCTCGCCGAGGAAACAAGTCGAGCTGCCCGTGTCCATGATGTTGATCACCCGGCAGTCGAACCAGGCGTAGCAGTCCTCCAAGATGGGGCAGCCCAGCGCCCCCAGGCGGTGCGGCA from Gemmatimonadales bacterium harbors:
- a CDS encoding DUF5916 domain-containing protein, which translates into the protein MARATRVTAPIRLDGVLDEPAWLTADSITDFKQQEPEEGAPASERTVVRVLSTDAGIWIGLWAYQDPSRIVRSQLRRDADLEEDDFFAFLFDPQRDHRSAYAFAVNANGAMADGEVKGLEDIALDWNGVWDARARVTGDGWVAEIFVPWQTLRYQHRNEGWGFNVIRGIRHRNEYVLWRSWQRQWGFFYLPGEGTLEGLGELPRRGLFELRPYLSSTGALAERAYFADGTDSLSAASGADAAVGLDAKVAVAPTLTLDLTTNTDFAQVEADRQVVNLTRFPLFFPEKRPFFLESSDVFDFGQEERVLLFHSRRIGLASNGTPVPIAWGARLSGRMGPERIGLLAARTLGDEDAVDVVARFKHDAFTRGYVGAMATAQGGPGVDGERLAYGADFEFPLLLKGQNLIPSAFVAWSRDGSGVPARSSWRVFLDYPNDRADHSVAVSRIEQGFDPALGFVRQDGVWRYNAAMRFFPRPHRWGIRRLSFTAFQLDVSTTLDGRLDNASYRVRPFGAEFGNGAEITLDVQRFAEVVPPIVTPDDSFEIFPGTVILPGRYEWNRAELSLESASGRPLGAQLQVSAGNYFSGTATEIETELTVKVAPHIIGAVEWTSQHVRLVTGRFTAHTVSYRLDVAASARLAGAAFLQWDNESDRLAVDARLHWIPRPGSDAYLVWNSAWPTGLDRGVPWRKPVRGALVGKLVYYFRV
- a CDS encoding flavin reductase family protein, translating into MNPDETYELLRNLTSPVVAITSRRGEKSNGMISDAAIRASIVPDIPRLAVFIHKFNLSHALIFETGAFALHILHQEQIDLVIKLGFVSGRDRDKLADVPHRLGALGCPILEDCYAWFDCRVINIMDTGSSTCFLGEAEGVGRGPGREVMESAYLRAKMPEEWKNAYLQNLGTAQAAARAASRNIRALHWKGLPR